In the genome of Halictus rubicundus isolate RS-2024b chromosome 9, iyHalRubi1_principal, whole genome shotgun sequence, one region contains:
- the Ae2 gene encoding anion exchange protein Ae2 isoform X3 translates to MENTRRKLSFLGFGKRVSVDGHGTETGPELDEEMEKVFAMDAGEKFDVARLGSLSESAGSDRDRDRDRDRDRGPPPRYSDRDFNQHRKRSYPHPYIPLKSLHSRSMRRHLSPEGSTAEVGQEEENGQQQVQGGNGSGREGDAMDNGLSSSSVPDVDEETAEETAEETENVLSSESEAPISERAASGFSDSSPPVGSPRVQFQNIKEEDVPSHPSKRDEPPGSPETAPVPAAGAHDEDRKCRRHQKHEHKRHHHKSRKYSLQEDPQWRKRSGAGLPDGSSVLARRVSVQPEEASTLQELDIDDLESHRSDDPRGMRRHKAAYSTVQIGRKKEGGIPHDTFKKMYDHSPHEVFVQLDELHGVGEEREWRETARWIKYEEDVEEGADRWGRPHVASLSFHSLLNLRRCLETGVVLLDLEGKDLPGLAHRVVEQMVIEELILPEDEAVVKRALLLRHKHVHDHDRGFRFGGKRTYSSYNSLQNLNDSKPKIVSSKLISDGNHTVVDIKEEMTYTSSNEDLKRGGQNEYILKRIPAGAEATVVLVGAVDFLDQPTIAFVRLAKGVIMSSITEVNIPVRFMFTLLGPRNGDLDYHEIGRSIATLMANTSFHKIAYKANERRELLSAINEFLDDSIVLPPGDWERQALLPFSELKAKSEAIRNRKAKALEEKSKPVQSEAAVKKALLAGEEEKKPPGDDDPLRRTKRPFGGLINDIKRRYPFYLSDFTDGLSSSCLAAAIFMYFAALCTAITFGGLMSDKTNDVIGISETLVSGSWTGIVMALFSTQPLVIIGTTGPLLLFDESLYNFCRANDLEFLTVRVYVGAWMGIIALAIASVEGSVLVRLFTRFTEEIFTGLISLLYIVETFIKLYNYFAKNPLLDEYSFVPETNQTLGFVTEVNVTEMKVVSPITGDIETLSMEQPRVLIPGRNLTGLLINQPNTALMCTILCLGTFLGAYYLRIFRNSHYLGRSARRAFGDFGVPISIIVFALMDYLAKVKTEKLLVPEGLSPTIADRSWIVSPGGLKKPIPLWMAMACIVPALLVYILVFMETQISELIIDKKERKLRKGNGYHMDIVVVCLMNVGCGLMGAPWCCAASVRSLTHVSAVTVMSRTHAPGDKPHIVEVKEQRVSALLVAILIGVSVLMAPLLRRVPMSVLLGVFLYMGISSTNGVQLFDRVKLFFMPVKHHGTANYVRRVQTYKMHIFTLIQILCLTVLWIVKSTRAALALPFFLILMIPLRAQMSHFFTAAELRALDSKGSDHESFEEEPDFYEEAPLPG, encoded by the exons GTCGACGGTCATGGCACGGAAACGGGACCGGAACTCGACGAGGAGATGGAGAAGGTTTTCGCGATGGACGCCGGAGAGAAGTTCGACGTAGCTCGGCTCGGATCGCTCTCCGAATCTGCTGGATCCGATCGAGATCGAGACCGAGATCGAGATCGCGACCGAGGACCACCACCGCGATATAGCGACCGCGACTTCAATC AACATCGAAAAAGAAGTTACCCTCATCCGTACATACCCCTGAAAAGCCTCCATTCGAGATCCATGCGACGGCATCTGTCACC CGAAGGATCCACAGCGGAAGTCGGCCAAGAAGAGGAGAACGGTCAGCAGCAGGTACAGGGTGGCAATGGCAGCGGTCGGGAAGGGGACGCGATGGACAACGGGCTGTCGTCGAGCAGCGTGCCCGACGTCGACGAGGAGACCGCCGAGGAGACCGCCGAAGAGACGGAGAACGTGCTCAGCAGCGAGAGCGAGGCACCGATCTCCGAGAGGGCCGCTTCCGGTTTCAGCGACAGCAGCCCTCCCGTCGGTAGTCCGCGGGTACAGTTTCAGAATATCAAGGAGGAGGATGTGCCCTCCCACCCGTCGAAGCGGGACGAGCCACCCGGTTCGCCGGAAACAGCACCCGTGCCCGCCGCCGGGGCTCACGACGAAGACCGGAAGTGTCGGAGGCACCAGAAACACGAGCACAA GAGACACCATCACAAGTCGCGAAAGTATTCGCTGCAAGAGGACCCACAATGGAGAAAGAGATCGGGAGCGGGTCTCCCGGACGGGTCGAGCGTGCTCGCACGGCGGGTCAGCGTGCAACCGGAGGAGGCGAGCACGCTGCAGGAGCTGGACATCGACGATTTGGAGTCACACAGGAGCGACGATCCGCGGGGAATGAGGCGTCACAAAGCAGCCTACTCGACGGTGCAGATCGGCCGGAAGAAAGAGGGTGGCATACCGCACGACACCTTCAAGAAGATGTACGACCACTCGCCGCACGAGGTGTTTGTCCAGCTCGACGAGTTGCACGGTGTCGGTGAGGAAAGGGAATGGCGAGAGACGGCCAGGTGGATCAAATACGAGGAGGATGTCGAGGAGGGCGCGGACCGATGGGGCAGGCCCCACGTCGCCTCTTTGAGCTTCCACTCGCTGCTGAACCTCCGCAGATGCCTCGAAACCGGCGTGGTCCTGCTCGACCTGGAGGGCAAGGACCTCCCGGGTCTGGCTCATCGAGTGGTCGAGCAGATGGTGATCGAGGAGCTGATCCTTCCCGAGGACGAGGCCGTGGTCAAGAGGGCTCTGCTTCTCAGGCACAAACACGTGCACGATCACGATCGCGGCTTCCGATTCGGCGGAAAGAGAACCTACTCCAGCTACAACAGCCTCCAG AATCTAAACGACTCGAAACCGAAGATCGTCTCGTCGAAGCTGATTTCGGACGGCAATCACACCGTGGTGGACATAAAGGAAGAGATGACCTACACCAGCAGCAACGAGGACCTGAAGAGGGGTGGTCAGAACGAGTACATCTTGAAGAGAATCCCGGCGGGCGCCGAGGCGACGGTCGTGCTAGTCGGCGCGGTCGACTTTCTCGACCAGCCGACGATAGCGTTCGTCAGGCTGGCAAAGGGCGTGATCATGTCCTCGATCACGGAGGTGAACATACCGGTGAGATTTATGTTCACGTTGCTGGGACCGAGAAACGGCGACCTCGACTACCACGAGATCGGTAGGTCGATCGCCACGCTGATGGCCAACACGTCCTTCCACAAAATCGCGTACAAAGCGAACGAGAGACGCGAGCTTTTGTCAGCCATCAACGAGTTTCTCGACGATTCGATCGTGTTGCCGCCCGGCGATTGGGAGAGGCAGGCCCTGTTGCCGTTCAGCGAGCTGAAAGCCAAGAGCGAGGCCATCAGAAATCGCAAGGCCAAGGCCCTCGAGGAGAAGAGCAAGCCGGTGCAGAGCGAGGCTGCGGTTAAAAAGG CTCTTCTCGCTGgcgaggaagaaaagaaaccgccCGGCGACGACGATCCCCTTCGCAGAACGAAACGTCCGTTCGGCGGTCTGATCAACGACATCAAGAGACGCTATCCCTTCTATTTGTCCGACTTTACGGACGGTCTGAGTTCCTCCTGTCTGGCAGCCGCGATCTTCATGTACTTTGCGGCTCTGTGCACCGCGATCACGTTCGGAGGGCTGATGAGCGACAAGACGAACGACGTGATCGGCATATCGGAAACGTTGGTCTCCGGCTCGTGGACCGGGATCGTGATGGCTCTGTTCTCCACCCAGCCTCTGGTAATCATTGGCACGACCGGACCCCTGCTGCTCTTCGACGAGAGTCTCTACAACTTTTGCCGGGCGAACGACCTCGAGTTTCTCACGGTCAGAGTGTACGTGGGCGCGTGGATGGGAATCATCGCGCTGGCCATCGCCAGCGTTGAGGGATCCGTGCTGGTCAGACTATTCACCCGTTTCACCGAGGAGATCTTCACGGGTCTGATCTCGCTGTTGTACATCGTCGAGACGTTCATCAAGCTGTACAATTATTTCGCGAAGAATCCGCTGCTGGACGAGTACAGCTTCGTCCCGGAGACCAACCAGACCTTGGGCTTTGTCACGGAGGTGAACGTCACCGAGATGAAGGTCGTCTCGCCGATAACCGGCGATATCGAGACCTTGTCGATGGAACAGCCACGAGTCTTGATACCTGGTCGCAACCTTACCGGTTTGCTGATCAATCAACCCAACACCGCTCTGATGTGCACAATCCTGTGTCTCGGCACTTTCCTAGGCGCCTACTACCTACGTATTTTCCGTAACAGTCATTACCTCGGCCGAAGCGCCAGGAGAGCCTTCGGCGATTTCGGTGTGCCGATCAGCATCATCGTGTTCGCGTTGATGGATTACCTGGCCAAGGTCAAGACCGAGAAGCTGCTGGTCCCCGAAGGCTTGTCCCCGACGATAGCCGACAGGAGCTGGATCGTCTCGCCGGGCGGACTAAAAAAGCCGATTCCCCTCTGGATGGCCATGGCGTGCATCGTACCCGCGTTGCTCGTCTACATTCTCGTCTTCATGGAAACTCAAATCTCCGA GCTAATCATCGACAAGAAGGAGCGGAAGCTGCGCAAGGGTAACGGTTATCACATGGACATAGTTGTGGTGTGCCTGATGAACGTCGGTTGTGGGCTGATGGGCGCGCCGTGGTGCTGCGCGGCGTCGGTCCGATCGCTGACGCACGTGTCCGCGGTGACGGTGATGTCGCGGACCCACGCGCCCGGCGACAAACCGCACATCGTCGAGGTCAAGGAGCAGAGGGTCAGCGCTCTGCTGGTCGCCATATTGATCGGCGTGAGCGTGCTGATGGCGCCGCTGCTGCGGCGCGTACCAATGTCCGTCTTACTCGGTGTGTTCCTCTACATGGGCATATCGTCGACGAACGGCGTCCAGCTGTTCGACCGCGTCAAGCTGTTCTTCATGCCGGTGAAGCACCACGGTACCGCCAACTATGTT
- the Ae2 gene encoding anion exchange protein Ae2 isoform X2 encodes MENTRRKLSFLGFGKRVSVDGHGTETGPELDEEMEKVFAMDAGEKFDVARLGSLSESAGSDRDRDRDRDRDRGPPPRYSDRDFNQHRKRSYPHPYIPLKSLHSRSMRRHLSPEGSTAEVGQEEENGQQQVQGGNGSGREGDAMDNGLSSSSVPDVDEETAEETAEETENVLSSESEAPISERAASGFSDSSPPVGSPRVQFQNIKEEDVPSHPSKRDEPPGSPETAPVPAAGAHDEDRKCRRHQKHEHKRHHHKSRKYSLQEDPQWRKRSGAGLPDGSSVLARRVSVQPEEASTLQELDIDDLESHRSDDPRGMRRHKAAYSTVQIGRKKEGGIPHDTFKKMYDHSPHEVFVQLDELHGVGEEREWRETARWIKYEEDVEEGADRWGRPHVASLSFHSLLNLRRCLETGVVLLDLEGKDLPGLAHRVVEQMVIEELILPEDEAVVKRALLLRHKHVHDHDRGFRFGGKRTYSSYNSLQSVGLEEEDAAREPSENHNLNDSKPKIVSSKLISDGNHTVVDIKEEMTYTSSNEDLKRGGQNEYILKRIPAGAEATVVLVGAVDFLDQPTIAFVRLAKGVIMSSITEVNIPVRFMFTLLGPRNGDLDYHEIGRSIATLMANTSFHKIAYKANERRELLSAINEFLDDSIVLPPGDWERQALLPFSELKAKSEAIRNRKAKALEEKSKPVQSEAAVKKALLAGEEEKKPPGDDDPLRRTKRPFGGLINDIKRRYPFYLSDFTDGLSSSCLAAAIFMYFAALCTAITFGGLMSDKTNDVIGISETLVSGSWTGIVMALFSTQPLVIIGTTGPLLLFDESLYNFCRANDLEFLTVRVYVGAWMGIIALAIASVEGSVLVRLFTRFTEEIFTGLISLLYIVETFIKLYNYFAKNPLLDEYSFVPETNQTLGFVTEVNVTEMKVVSPITGDIETLSMEQPRVLIPGRNLTGLLINQPNTALMCTILCLGTFLGAYYLRIFRNSHYLGRSARRAFGDFGVPISIIVFALMDYLAKVKTEKLLVPEGLSPTIADRSWIVSPGGLKKPIPLWMAMACIVPALLVYILVFMETQISELIIDKKERKLRKGNGYHMDIVVVCLMNVGCGLMGAPWCCAASVRSLTHVSAVTVMSRTHAPGDKPHIVEVKEQRVSALLVAILIGVSVLMAPLLRRVPMSVLLGVFLYMGISSTNGVQLFDRVKLFFMPVKHHGTANYVRRVQTYKMHIFTLIQILCLTVLWIVKSTRAALALPFFLILMIPLRAQMSHFFTAAELRALDSKGSDHESFEEEPDFYEEAPLPG; translated from the exons GTCGACGGTCATGGCACGGAAACGGGACCGGAACTCGACGAGGAGATGGAGAAGGTTTTCGCGATGGACGCCGGAGAGAAGTTCGACGTAGCTCGGCTCGGATCGCTCTCCGAATCTGCTGGATCCGATCGAGATCGAGACCGAGATCGAGATCGCGACCGAGGACCACCACCGCGATATAGCGACCGCGACTTCAATC AACATCGAAAAAGAAGTTACCCTCATCCGTACATACCCCTGAAAAGCCTCCATTCGAGATCCATGCGACGGCATCTGTCACC CGAAGGATCCACAGCGGAAGTCGGCCAAGAAGAGGAGAACGGTCAGCAGCAGGTACAGGGTGGCAATGGCAGCGGTCGGGAAGGGGACGCGATGGACAACGGGCTGTCGTCGAGCAGCGTGCCCGACGTCGACGAGGAGACCGCCGAGGAGACCGCCGAAGAGACGGAGAACGTGCTCAGCAGCGAGAGCGAGGCACCGATCTCCGAGAGGGCCGCTTCCGGTTTCAGCGACAGCAGCCCTCCCGTCGGTAGTCCGCGGGTACAGTTTCAGAATATCAAGGAGGAGGATGTGCCCTCCCACCCGTCGAAGCGGGACGAGCCACCCGGTTCGCCGGAAACAGCACCCGTGCCCGCCGCCGGGGCTCACGACGAAGACCGGAAGTGTCGGAGGCACCAGAAACACGAGCACAA GAGACACCATCACAAGTCGCGAAAGTATTCGCTGCAAGAGGACCCACAATGGAGAAAGAGATCGGGAGCGGGTCTCCCGGACGGGTCGAGCGTGCTCGCACGGCGGGTCAGCGTGCAACCGGAGGAGGCGAGCACGCTGCAGGAGCTGGACATCGACGATTTGGAGTCACACAGGAGCGACGATCCGCGGGGAATGAGGCGTCACAAAGCAGCCTACTCGACGGTGCAGATCGGCCGGAAGAAAGAGGGTGGCATACCGCACGACACCTTCAAGAAGATGTACGACCACTCGCCGCACGAGGTGTTTGTCCAGCTCGACGAGTTGCACGGTGTCGGTGAGGAAAGGGAATGGCGAGAGACGGCCAGGTGGATCAAATACGAGGAGGATGTCGAGGAGGGCGCGGACCGATGGGGCAGGCCCCACGTCGCCTCTTTGAGCTTCCACTCGCTGCTGAACCTCCGCAGATGCCTCGAAACCGGCGTGGTCCTGCTCGACCTGGAGGGCAAGGACCTCCCGGGTCTGGCTCATCGAGTGGTCGAGCAGATGGTGATCGAGGAGCTGATCCTTCCCGAGGACGAGGCCGTGGTCAAGAGGGCTCTGCTTCTCAGGCACAAACACGTGCACGATCACGATCGCGGCTTCCGATTCGGCGGAAAGAGAACCTACTCCAGCTACAACAGCCTCCAG TCCGTCGGTCTGGAGGAAGAAGACGCTGCGCGGGAACCCTCTGAGAACCAT AATCTAAACGACTCGAAACCGAAGATCGTCTCGTCGAAGCTGATTTCGGACGGCAATCACACCGTGGTGGACATAAAGGAAGAGATGACCTACACCAGCAGCAACGAGGACCTGAAGAGGGGTGGTCAGAACGAGTACATCTTGAAGAGAATCCCGGCGGGCGCCGAGGCGACGGTCGTGCTAGTCGGCGCGGTCGACTTTCTCGACCAGCCGACGATAGCGTTCGTCAGGCTGGCAAAGGGCGTGATCATGTCCTCGATCACGGAGGTGAACATACCGGTGAGATTTATGTTCACGTTGCTGGGACCGAGAAACGGCGACCTCGACTACCACGAGATCGGTAGGTCGATCGCCACGCTGATGGCCAACACGTCCTTCCACAAAATCGCGTACAAAGCGAACGAGAGACGCGAGCTTTTGTCAGCCATCAACGAGTTTCTCGACGATTCGATCGTGTTGCCGCCCGGCGATTGGGAGAGGCAGGCCCTGTTGCCGTTCAGCGAGCTGAAAGCCAAGAGCGAGGCCATCAGAAATCGCAAGGCCAAGGCCCTCGAGGAGAAGAGCAAGCCGGTGCAGAGCGAGGCTGCGGTTAAAAAGG CTCTTCTCGCTGgcgaggaagaaaagaaaccgccCGGCGACGACGATCCCCTTCGCAGAACGAAACGTCCGTTCGGCGGTCTGATCAACGACATCAAGAGACGCTATCCCTTCTATTTGTCCGACTTTACGGACGGTCTGAGTTCCTCCTGTCTGGCAGCCGCGATCTTCATGTACTTTGCGGCTCTGTGCACCGCGATCACGTTCGGAGGGCTGATGAGCGACAAGACGAACGACGTGATCGGCATATCGGAAACGTTGGTCTCCGGCTCGTGGACCGGGATCGTGATGGCTCTGTTCTCCACCCAGCCTCTGGTAATCATTGGCACGACCGGACCCCTGCTGCTCTTCGACGAGAGTCTCTACAACTTTTGCCGGGCGAACGACCTCGAGTTTCTCACGGTCAGAGTGTACGTGGGCGCGTGGATGGGAATCATCGCGCTGGCCATCGCCAGCGTTGAGGGATCCGTGCTGGTCAGACTATTCACCCGTTTCACCGAGGAGATCTTCACGGGTCTGATCTCGCTGTTGTACATCGTCGAGACGTTCATCAAGCTGTACAATTATTTCGCGAAGAATCCGCTGCTGGACGAGTACAGCTTCGTCCCGGAGACCAACCAGACCTTGGGCTTTGTCACGGAGGTGAACGTCACCGAGATGAAGGTCGTCTCGCCGATAACCGGCGATATCGAGACCTTGTCGATGGAACAGCCACGAGTCTTGATACCTGGTCGCAACCTTACCGGTTTGCTGATCAATCAACCCAACACCGCTCTGATGTGCACAATCCTGTGTCTCGGCACTTTCCTAGGCGCCTACTACCTACGTATTTTCCGTAACAGTCATTACCTCGGCCGAAGCGCCAGGAGAGCCTTCGGCGATTTCGGTGTGCCGATCAGCATCATCGTGTTCGCGTTGATGGATTACCTGGCCAAGGTCAAGACCGAGAAGCTGCTGGTCCCCGAAGGCTTGTCCCCGACGATAGCCGACAGGAGCTGGATCGTCTCGCCGGGCGGACTAAAAAAGCCGATTCCCCTCTGGATGGCCATGGCGTGCATCGTACCCGCGTTGCTCGTCTACATTCTCGTCTTCATGGAAACTCAAATCTCCGA GCTAATCATCGACAAGAAGGAGCGGAAGCTGCGCAAGGGTAACGGTTATCACATGGACATAGTTGTGGTGTGCCTGATGAACGTCGGTTGTGGGCTGATGGGCGCGCCGTGGTGCTGCGCGGCGTCGGTCCGATCGCTGACGCACGTGTCCGCGGTGACGGTGATGTCGCGGACCCACGCGCCCGGCGACAAACCGCACATCGTCGAGGTCAAGGAGCAGAGGGTCAGCGCTCTGCTGGTCGCCATATTGATCGGCGTGAGCGTGCTGATGGCGCCGCTGCTGCGGCGCGTACCAATGTCCGTCTTACTCGGTGTGTTCCTCTACATGGGCATATCGTCGACGAACGGCGTCCAGCTGTTCGACCGCGTCAAGCTGTTCTTCATGCCGGTGAAGCACCACGGTACCGCCAACTATGTT
- the Ae2 gene encoding anion exchange protein Ae2 isoform X1, giving the protein MENTRRKLSFLGFGKRVSVDGHGTETGPELDEEMEKVFAMDAGEKFDVARLGSLSESAGSDRDRDRDRDRDRGPPPRYSDRDFNQHRKRSYPHPYIPLKSLHSRSMRRHLSPEGSTAEVGQEEENGQQQVQGGNGSGREGDAMDNGLSSSSVPDVDEETAEETAEETENVLSSESEAPISERAASGFSDSSPPVGSPRVQFQNIKEEDVPSHPSKRDEPPGSPETAPVPAAGAHDEDRKCRRHQKHEHKRHHHKSRKYSLQEDPQWRKRSGAGLPDGSSVLARRVSVQPEEASTLQELDIDDLESHRSDDPRGMRRHKAAYSTVQIGRKKEGGIPHDTFKKMYDHSPHEVFVQLDELHGVGEEREWRETARWIKYEEDVEEGADRWGRPHVASLSFHSLLNLRRCLETGVVLLDLEGKDLPGLAHRVVEQMVIEELILPEDEAVVKRALLLRHKHVHDHDRGFRFGGKRTYSSYNSLQSVGLEEEDAAREPSENHVTEHNLNDSKPKIVSSKLISDGNHTVVDIKEEMTYTSSNEDLKRGGQNEYILKRIPAGAEATVVLVGAVDFLDQPTIAFVRLAKGVIMSSITEVNIPVRFMFTLLGPRNGDLDYHEIGRSIATLMANTSFHKIAYKANERRELLSAINEFLDDSIVLPPGDWERQALLPFSELKAKSEAIRNRKAKALEEKSKPVQSEAAVKKALLAGEEEKKPPGDDDPLRRTKRPFGGLINDIKRRYPFYLSDFTDGLSSSCLAAAIFMYFAALCTAITFGGLMSDKTNDVIGISETLVSGSWTGIVMALFSTQPLVIIGTTGPLLLFDESLYNFCRANDLEFLTVRVYVGAWMGIIALAIASVEGSVLVRLFTRFTEEIFTGLISLLYIVETFIKLYNYFAKNPLLDEYSFVPETNQTLGFVTEVNVTEMKVVSPITGDIETLSMEQPRVLIPGRNLTGLLINQPNTALMCTILCLGTFLGAYYLRIFRNSHYLGRSARRAFGDFGVPISIIVFALMDYLAKVKTEKLLVPEGLSPTIADRSWIVSPGGLKKPIPLWMAMACIVPALLVYILVFMETQISELIIDKKERKLRKGNGYHMDIVVVCLMNVGCGLMGAPWCCAASVRSLTHVSAVTVMSRTHAPGDKPHIVEVKEQRVSALLVAILIGVSVLMAPLLRRVPMSVLLGVFLYMGISSTNGVQLFDRVKLFFMPVKHHGTANYVRRVQTYKMHIFTLIQILCLTVLWIVKSTRAALALPFFLILMIPLRAQMSHFFTAAELRALDSKGSDHESFEEEPDFYEEAPLPG; this is encoded by the exons GTCGACGGTCATGGCACGGAAACGGGACCGGAACTCGACGAGGAGATGGAGAAGGTTTTCGCGATGGACGCCGGAGAGAAGTTCGACGTAGCTCGGCTCGGATCGCTCTCCGAATCTGCTGGATCCGATCGAGATCGAGACCGAGATCGAGATCGCGACCGAGGACCACCACCGCGATATAGCGACCGCGACTTCAATC AACATCGAAAAAGAAGTTACCCTCATCCGTACATACCCCTGAAAAGCCTCCATTCGAGATCCATGCGACGGCATCTGTCACC CGAAGGATCCACAGCGGAAGTCGGCCAAGAAGAGGAGAACGGTCAGCAGCAGGTACAGGGTGGCAATGGCAGCGGTCGGGAAGGGGACGCGATGGACAACGGGCTGTCGTCGAGCAGCGTGCCCGACGTCGACGAGGAGACCGCCGAGGAGACCGCCGAAGAGACGGAGAACGTGCTCAGCAGCGAGAGCGAGGCACCGATCTCCGAGAGGGCCGCTTCCGGTTTCAGCGACAGCAGCCCTCCCGTCGGTAGTCCGCGGGTACAGTTTCAGAATATCAAGGAGGAGGATGTGCCCTCCCACCCGTCGAAGCGGGACGAGCCACCCGGTTCGCCGGAAACAGCACCCGTGCCCGCCGCCGGGGCTCACGACGAAGACCGGAAGTGTCGGAGGCACCAGAAACACGAGCACAA GAGACACCATCACAAGTCGCGAAAGTATTCGCTGCAAGAGGACCCACAATGGAGAAAGAGATCGGGAGCGGGTCTCCCGGACGGGTCGAGCGTGCTCGCACGGCGGGTCAGCGTGCAACCGGAGGAGGCGAGCACGCTGCAGGAGCTGGACATCGACGATTTGGAGTCACACAGGAGCGACGATCCGCGGGGAATGAGGCGTCACAAAGCAGCCTACTCGACGGTGCAGATCGGCCGGAAGAAAGAGGGTGGCATACCGCACGACACCTTCAAGAAGATGTACGACCACTCGCCGCACGAGGTGTTTGTCCAGCTCGACGAGTTGCACGGTGTCGGTGAGGAAAGGGAATGGCGAGAGACGGCCAGGTGGATCAAATACGAGGAGGATGTCGAGGAGGGCGCGGACCGATGGGGCAGGCCCCACGTCGCCTCTTTGAGCTTCCACTCGCTGCTGAACCTCCGCAGATGCCTCGAAACCGGCGTGGTCCTGCTCGACCTGGAGGGCAAGGACCTCCCGGGTCTGGCTCATCGAGTGGTCGAGCAGATGGTGATCGAGGAGCTGATCCTTCCCGAGGACGAGGCCGTGGTCAAGAGGGCTCTGCTTCTCAGGCACAAACACGTGCACGATCACGATCGCGGCTTCCGATTCGGCGGAAAGAGAACCTACTCCAGCTACAACAGCCTCCAG TCCGTCGGTCTGGAGGAAGAAGACGCTGCGCGGGAACCCTCTGAGAACCATGTAACCGAACAT AATCTAAACGACTCGAAACCGAAGATCGTCTCGTCGAAGCTGATTTCGGACGGCAATCACACCGTGGTGGACATAAAGGAAGAGATGACCTACACCAGCAGCAACGAGGACCTGAAGAGGGGTGGTCAGAACGAGTACATCTTGAAGAGAATCCCGGCGGGCGCCGAGGCGACGGTCGTGCTAGTCGGCGCGGTCGACTTTCTCGACCAGCCGACGATAGCGTTCGTCAGGCTGGCAAAGGGCGTGATCATGTCCTCGATCACGGAGGTGAACATACCGGTGAGATTTATGTTCACGTTGCTGGGACCGAGAAACGGCGACCTCGACTACCACGAGATCGGTAGGTCGATCGCCACGCTGATGGCCAACACGTCCTTCCACAAAATCGCGTACAAAGCGAACGAGAGACGCGAGCTTTTGTCAGCCATCAACGAGTTTCTCGACGATTCGATCGTGTTGCCGCCCGGCGATTGGGAGAGGCAGGCCCTGTTGCCGTTCAGCGAGCTGAAAGCCAAGAGCGAGGCCATCAGAAATCGCAAGGCCAAGGCCCTCGAGGAGAAGAGCAAGCCGGTGCAGAGCGAGGCTGCGGTTAAAAAGG CTCTTCTCGCTGgcgaggaagaaaagaaaccgccCGGCGACGACGATCCCCTTCGCAGAACGAAACGTCCGTTCGGCGGTCTGATCAACGACATCAAGAGACGCTATCCCTTCTATTTGTCCGACTTTACGGACGGTCTGAGTTCCTCCTGTCTGGCAGCCGCGATCTTCATGTACTTTGCGGCTCTGTGCACCGCGATCACGTTCGGAGGGCTGATGAGCGACAAGACGAACGACGTGATCGGCATATCGGAAACGTTGGTCTCCGGCTCGTGGACCGGGATCGTGATGGCTCTGTTCTCCACCCAGCCTCTGGTAATCATTGGCACGACCGGACCCCTGCTGCTCTTCGACGAGAGTCTCTACAACTTTTGCCGGGCGAACGACCTCGAGTTTCTCACGGTCAGAGTGTACGTGGGCGCGTGGATGGGAATCATCGCGCTGGCCATCGCCAGCGTTGAGGGATCCGTGCTGGTCAGACTATTCACCCGTTTCACCGAGGAGATCTTCACGGGTCTGATCTCGCTGTTGTACATCGTCGAGACGTTCATCAAGCTGTACAATTATTTCGCGAAGAATCCGCTGCTGGACGAGTACAGCTTCGTCCCGGAGACCAACCAGACCTTGGGCTTTGTCACGGAGGTGAACGTCACCGAGATGAAGGTCGTCTCGCCGATAACCGGCGATATCGAGACCTTGTCGATGGAACAGCCACGAGTCTTGATACCTGGTCGCAACCTTACCGGTTTGCTGATCAATCAACCCAACACCGCTCTGATGTGCACAATCCTGTGTCTCGGCACTTTCCTAGGCGCCTACTACCTACGTATTTTCCGTAACAGTCATTACCTCGGCCGAAGCGCCAGGAGAGCCTTCGGCGATTTCGGTGTGCCGATCAGCATCATCGTGTTCGCGTTGATGGATTACCTGGCCAAGGTCAAGACCGAGAAGCTGCTGGTCCCCGAAGGCTTGTCCCCGACGATAGCCGACAGGAGCTGGATCGTCTCGCCGGGCGGACTAAAAAAGCCGATTCCCCTCTGGATGGCCATGGCGTGCATCGTACCCGCGTTGCTCGTCTACATTCTCGTCTTCATGGAAACTCAAATCTCCGA GCTAATCATCGACAAGAAGGAGCGGAAGCTGCGCAAGGGTAACGGTTATCACATGGACATAGTTGTGGTGTGCCTGATGAACGTCGGTTGTGGGCTGATGGGCGCGCCGTGGTGCTGCGCGGCGTCGGTCCGATCGCTGACGCACGTGTCCGCGGTGACGGTGATGTCGCGGACCCACGCGCCCGGCGACAAACCGCACATCGTCGAGGTCAAGGAGCAGAGGGTCAGCGCTCTGCTGGTCGCCATATTGATCGGCGTGAGCGTGCTGATGGCGCCGCTGCTGCGGCGCGTACCAATGTCCGTCTTACTCGGTGTGTTCCTCTACATGGGCATATCGTCGACGAACGGCGTCCAGCTGTTCGACCGCGTCAAGCTGTTCTTCATGCCGGTGAAGCACCACGGTACCGCCAACTATGTT